From the Mycobacterium sp. 155 genome, the window CGAGTGCAAGGGCCCCACGGTCATGCCGAACTCGAACTTCGCAGATAAGCCGTGGGCGAACACCTACCTCCGGATCGCCGACGCGCAGAAGTTCGCAACGGGCGCCGGGGTAACTGTGGCCGTCATCGATACCGGCGTCAACGGTTCGCCACGCGTGCCCGCCCAACCCGGCGGTGATTTCGTCGACGCCGGCGGCAACGGCATGTCCGACTGCGATGCCCACGGAACCCTGACCGCGTCCATCATCGCCGGACGCCCGTCACCCACCGACGGTTTCGTCGGTGTCGCACCCGATGCCCGAATCCTGTCGCTGCGCCAGACCTCGGGGATGTTCCAGCCCAAGGGTGCTCAGCGGGACCTGAACAACCCGAACGACACCCCTACCGCCGGGTCGATCCGCAGCCTGGCCCGGTCCATCGTGCATGCCGCCAACATTGGGGCGCAGGTGATCAACATCAGTGAGGCCGCCTGCTACAAAGTCACCCGACGTATCGACGAGTCAACTCTGGGCGCCGCAATAAACTACGCGGTCAGTGTCAAGAATGTGGTGATCTTGGTGGCCGCCGGAAACACCGGCGGCGACTGCACGCAGAACCCGCCGCCAGACCCATCGGTTCCCTCCGATCCCCGGGGATGGGGGAAAGTTCAGACCATCGTCAGCCCCGCCTGGTATGACCCGATGGTCCTGACCGTCGGCAGCATCGCCGAGAACGGTCAGCCAAGCAACTTTTCGATGTCCGGTCCCTGGGTGGGTGCCGCAGCACCCGGTGAGAACCTCACCGCGCTCGGGTACGACGGTCAGCCGGTCAACGCCGTCGCCGACCAGGACGGTCCCAAACCCCTGTTCGGAACGTCGTTTTCGGTTGCCTACGTGTCAGGTCTAGCTGCACTGCTCAAGCAGCGCTTCCCGGATCTCACCGCCGCGCAGATCATCAACCGGATCACCGCCACTGCCCGGCATCCCGGCGGTGGCGTAGACAACTATGTCGGGGCCGGGGTCATCGACCCCGTCGCCGCGCTCACGTGGGAGATCCCCAGCGGCCCGGCCAATGCCCCCATGCAGGTCAAGGAAGTGCCGCCGCCGGTGCACATCCCACCGCCGGACCGTGGGCCGATAACGATCGTCGTCGCCATCGGTGTCGGCTTGGCCTTCGTCCTCGGCGTCGGCGCCATGGCTCGGCGCGCATTGAGGCGACGCCGATGAATATACTGCGCCAGTTCGGTTTTCGGTTCAGCACCGGCCACGCCATCTGGGCTGCGGCACTGATCCCCGCGTGCGTGGCGCTCTGCCTGCACTTCCACCTGCTGTGGTTGGGGATCACGCTCGCCGCGCTCGCCGCGGTGTTCTCAATGCTGACGATCCGCGGGCGACGGCTCACCGGTTGGGTCGCAGCCGTCGTCTCTTGGCGCCGGCGGCACCGCACCACCCCCGATCCGGCATCCGAGCCTGCGGTGGGCTCGACCGTGCTGCCCGGCGATCACGTCGCGGTGCGGTGGCAGGGCGAGTATCTGATCTCCGTGATCGAGCTGGTGCCACGGCCGTTCACCCCGACGGTGATCGTCAACGGCACAGCCGTTACCGATGACATCGTCAGCAGCAAGCTCGTCGAAGATCTGCTACTCGCGCACTGCCCTGACCTTGAGGCCGACATCGTATCGTCCGGCCATCGAGTGGGCCGCACAGCACCGGCCAGTCTGGTGGCGCTCTACGAGCAGGTGGTGGGGCCCTACCCTGCGCCAGCGAACCGGCGTACCTGGGTTGTGTTGCGCGCGAATCCCGATACGACGCAACGTTCTGCGCAGCGACGCGACTCGGGGGTGTCGGGCCTGGCGCGGTATCTGGTGGCGTCGACGACGCGAATCGCCGATCAACTGGCCAGCCATGGGATCGACGCCCAATGCTGCCGCAGCTTCGATGACTACGACAAGGCCACTGAAATCAGTTTCGAGCAGGAAGCCTGGTCGGTCATCAAGGGCCGCAGTACTTTTACCGCTGCCTACAGTGCTCCGGGTGGCCCTGACGTGTGGTGGTCGGCACGAGCCGATCACACCACCACGCGGGTGCGGGTCATTCCCGGCATGGCGCCGATCAACACGGTGCTGCTGACAACGTTGGCCAATCCCACCACTCCGCGCGGGTTTTCGTGTCTGTTCGGTGGCCAGCGGGCGGCGCTGCAGGGCATCAGCCCGGTGGCCGACAAGCACTACGAAATCCCGATCGGATCGGCCGGTGTGCTTATCGGCGAGACCGCCGACCGCTACCCGGTGTACATGCCGTTCGACAACATCGATGTCAGCATCAACCTCGGTGACGCGCGGCTCTTCACCCAGTTTTTGATCCGTTCGGCAGCCGCCGGTGCGGTGATCACACTCAGCCCACAGTTCCGCGAGTTCGCGTCGTTGATCAACGGCCGAGTCGGACGTGTGCCCCGGGTGGCCTGGCCCCATGCCACGACCTACCTCGGCCCGCATCAGGGAGTCGGACGAGTCATCTTGCGGCCCAACTTTATTGATACACCCCGGCACCGGCAGCTGCCGATCCAGCTGATCAATCCGCGTGAAGAGAGCCGTTATCAAATGGCGCTGGAACAGTAGGGGGATCGCCATGGCAGACGGCGGTCCGCAGCCGACACCCAACGATGGTGTCGCTGGAGCACCACAACGACGCCGCAAGGAAGACGGAAAGGAGTCCTCATGACCGACGGCATGCACCCCGAAGTCGCCGCAGTCCTACAAAAAGCACAACAACTGCAAGCCCTCATGGACGACCAACTACACAAAATGAACACCGAAACCTTCACCGCCGCAGACGAAACCAACACCGTCGAAGTGACATTGAACGGACATCACCACCTCAAATCCGTCTTCATCGAAGAAGGCCTCTTCCGCCTAGGCGCCGCCACCGTCGAACAACGCCTCAACGAAGCACTCCACAAAGCCACCACCCAAGCATCAGCCTCCATCACCGCCGACCGCGAACGACTCGACCACACAGTCGCCGCCCTCACCCAACACGAATAGCTCCAGCCGATCCGAGACTCCCTCCGGGGCGATACACCGTTATCAGCTGGCATTGCAACAGTCAGAGGGGATGCCATGACAAGCGAACAGTCATTCGTCAAAGTGACGCCAGAGACCCTGGACGCGAAAGCCAGTGCGCTAGAGGCGGACCTCCCGACCGTGCCGGAGATACCCAGCCTTGGGGACACACCGTGCGAACTCCAGATGGCGCGGAAAGCCATAGCAATCATTGCCGCTTCACTGGAGAACCTGAGAACTGCGGTTGCCGCCGGAAACGCCGAGGCGAAGCGACTTGCCGCGTGTCTTCATGCCACAGCTGATGCCTATCGGATAGTTGACGAGGCCAAAGCTCGATCGGTCGACAGTGGCGTTCCGACGGGTGTCGAATCGATCCAGCCGCGACCCCAATTCGATGCCGAGTCGGTTGCGATGACCTACGCCGGCACCGGCCTGCCGGCACCGGCCCCCGACGACGATCCCGACTGGGAACCCGCCGCCAAGGCCATCAACACCTCCGACGGTGGCCGAAGCCTGCTCGACTTGAAAGAACAGATTCAGAAGCTGCAGACCGCAATCGGCGAGCGCGCCCAGTTGTACAACCTGGACAACACCCACTGGGAGGGCGCCTCAGCCGAGGTGGCCGAGGCTGCTTTCCGCAAACATCAGTCGTGGCTGCTCGACACGCTGGCGCCGGCATGCGGCAAAGTAAACGATCAGATACAGAAGCTTGTCGACACGCATTACTCGGAACAGCCCAACCACCCGACCGAGATGGATGTCGAATCTGTCGAAAACGAACAAGACGGTGACTCCTGGAGTCGGCTCTACCAGATGAAACAGGAGCTATCCACCCAAACACTAACTCGGTACGCCAACGGCCTCGACATCTCTCCGATTCGACCAGAAGGACCCCCACAAGGCGGCTACTCAACACCTCCGGTGAAACCGGACGATGTTCCTCGCGGCAAACCGAGCGGGCAGACCGACAAGCCCGGAGGCAGCGAGGCCCACAAGACCGGCGGTGTTGGTGGCAGGAATTCGACTTCGCCCAATGAATCCGGCTCCGCCCGAGATACTGCGTCAGCCATGGCAGCACAGCAGCCGCAGTCGGCTGGTCCATCCGGGGCCGGCTCGCCATCCGGTGCAGGCGGGTCGCCCGCCGGCGGTGGTTCACCTGCGGGCACCGGCGGGTTTCCTGCCGGTGGGATGCCGGGTGGACTGGGAGACGCTGAGCCCCCGCTGCCGAAAGTTAAAGAGCCCGACCTGAAACCGGCCAGTCTCGGCGATGGCGGAGCAGGCGGTGGCGGTGCTGGTGGAGGCGGCGCGCCGTCGGCGCCGCTGGGAACAGCCCCGAGCGGCGTTGACGCCGCAGCAGCATCCGCCCGCGGCCCGGTGCCTGTTGGCACTGCTCCCACGAGTACCGCTGGTGGTGGTATGGGCGGCGGTGGCATGGGTGGCATGGGCCACGGCGGCGGCCACCAAGGTAAAGAAAAACGCCGCGACCCCAACCTGTCCCCCGACGAAGACCTCTACGTAGAAGACCACGCCTACACCGAACCAGTCATCGGACGCCAAAACCCACAACGACGCCGCAAGGAAGACGGAAAGGAGTCCTCATGACCGACGGCATGCACCCCGAAGTCGCCGCAGTCCTACAAAAAGCACAACAACTGCAAGCCCTCATGGACGACCAACTACACAAAATGAACACCGAAACCTTCACCGCCGCAGACGAAACCAACACCGTCGAAGTGACATTGAACGGACATCACCACCTCAAATCCGTCTTCATCGAAGAAGGCCTCCTCCGCCTAGGCGCCGCCACCGTCGAACAACGCCTCAACGAAGCACTCCACAAAGCCACCACCCAAGCATCAGCCTCCATCACCGCCGACCGCGAACGACTCGACCACACAGTCGCCGCCCTCACCCAACACGAATAGCTCCAGCCGATCCGAGATAGCCTCGGACACAACTAATTCGAGATTATCGATACGCTCAAGTTCCGAGCAGTGTTATCCCGCTGGCACCAAGCTATCGCTGATCAGCACACTGATGTGCTGCCAATACACCCAATCGGCGATCGCTGCACGCTGCTCGTCGGGACTGCTCGCTATGTGAGCGCGGTGCAACGCCAGTTCCCCCTGGTGATTGGCGTAATTGATGAAGGCCTCCAGATGCGCGACCTCGCGACCTTCGGTGGTGCGCATCAACGGCTTCTGGAGCTCACGCCACAACGACTGGGATTTATCGGCCGGTGCTGTGTCATCGGCAGGTCTCGGCGGCAACAGCTCGGTCAACCCACTGTCACTCGTTGCGGCCAACATCGCCGCTGCATCCGGTGCGATGATCTCCAACCGGCTGCGGCCCTGCATGCGGCCATCCTCCGGGATATCGCTTTCGTCCAGGACCATCTTGGTCACACCCGGATCGATACCCGTCAGCTGTTCCTGCGTACCGACGACCGCCTGCAATCGAACACCCTGATGCTGTGCCCAGTCCTGTAATGCCAGGAACGGGTAGGTCGCCCACTTCGCCCGATCCGATGCTGGAATCGACTCATCGGCACTGACCATGCGGACCTGTTCGGGCAGGTTCACCTCGTCGGGAATGTAGGCGATTCCATAGCTATTGGCGACGAGGATGCCGCCATCGACGGTCAGACCGGTAGCCCATACAAAGCCCCACCCGTACTTGGGAATTGACGGCGACGCGTTCAGGGCTGCCGCGATGCGCCGTGCGAGTTGCAACGGGTCATTGCCAGCCTGCTTGCGCCGCAAAGCATTCGCGGTTTGAGCAGCCGCGATAGCATCCCGTTCCGCCCGAGCTGCCGTCACGGGTACAGGTGCAGGCGCTACATTCGACGATGCGTTCGACGATGTCGATGCCGGCGCCACGGCAGGACCCATCGGCCCCGGTGCTGGCGTTCCTGCTGTCGGCAGCGACGGCGCCGGACCCAACGGCATACTTGGCGTCGGTCCACTGGCCACGTTGAGATTCGAATTCACCGGCGGCGCAGACGGACTCGCTCCTCCACCGGATGGCGCAGCAGGTGCCGAATCCGCCGGTGCGGCCGGAGCAGAAGGTGGCGGCTGCAACGAGGCAGCCGGATTCACCGGCGCCGACGAGGGACCCAGCCCACCCGTCTGCGGCCCCGCGAATGGCTGATTCAGGGGCGCCTGCTGCGCTGCGTTGCTCATTGCCCTTGTGAAGTCGTTGAGCTGCTGCTGTGGAGTCAACGGCTGCCCTGTACTGCCCATCATCTGAGGGGTTATCTGTGAAGGAATACCGGGCGAGCCAGGGCTGTCCAGTCTCGGTACGCCGGGCGCTCCCGCAGGTCCTGGTACTGGGGAACCAGTCGCGGGAGTAGGTGGCGGAGGCGGCGTTCTGCCTGCGCCTGGCACGGAAGGAATTTGTGGCGTGGTTGCAACCGGCTCAGGAAAGACATTGGCGGCTGGCAATGCTGGCTCACCAGGCACCGGTGCAACCGGAGCAGGATTCTTGCCTGGGTTGGTTGCACTTGGGTTAGGCGGAGTACCAGCAATGTTGCTCACAGGCAACGCCGGCTCACCGTCGCCCGGCACTGCGGCGCCGGGCGATGGATTTTTACCCGGGTTGGTTGCACTTGGGTTAGGCGGAGTACCAGCAATGTTGTTCACGGGCAACGTCGGGGCGCCGTTATTCATGAGGTTGTTCACGCGGGTAATATTTCTACTGCCCTGGTCGCGCTTGACCTCGTAATGAGCAAGATCTGGTTTGGATTGTGCCCCCGAAATAAACTTCGCCTCTGCTTGAATCAGAGCAATATTAGTATTTTTGGTATCTTGAATTTTCTGTTGGATATAGCGTTTCTTATCGTCGTCCTCTATATTCTCGTCACCTTTGACTGAGCCAATATCTTCGTTGGCGCTCTCCACGTTGTTAGATATCTGTTTCTTGGCGTCTTTAACCGCTTCACTGCAGGCGTGGAGCAAATCGCAAGCGGCTTGAAGCTCAGTCGCCAAATTCTGGAGATCAGTTATGCGTTGACCGAGAGCACTGTGCGCGGCGCCTGCAGCTGCACCGGACCACAGTGCAGCACCAGCAAACATCATTGCTTGCTCGTGCTGGGTGGATTCCACCTGTCTCCGAACAGTGCTTGCCGCGTTCTTAAAGGTCTGCGACAGAGTTTCGAGCGCATCTTCGTCGGCTTCTGGCCACGCAGGTGGAGCAGCCATACCGTACGGATCGTCCGGCTTCTGGATGCTCATATCAAGTACGTCACCGTCCTTTATCCTATGCCCCGAACGAGCGGCACGCCTGGACTGTGATCTGCGATAACCGTTTGCCGACCTGAGCTAGGTAAAAATCCGCCTTTACGTATGCCGGCAACGCCGCAACGTAAGCACGCCAATACTGCGCGGCCAACACTGAGAAGTCCGCAATCGTCGGGTTACTACTGCTGCGCCCCAAACTCTCTATATCGTCCGCATATTTCTTCATGACAGGAACAACCGCATCAATAATTGTGCGCTCATCAGAATCCCAATTCTCAGCGGTATGGTTTGGATCTAAGTTGCCCCACGCCTTCGTATCTGCATCGAATGCATCCGATAGCGATTGCCACTCGGAGCAAGTCTCGTCGCGTGACTTCATGAAGCGCTGCGGGCTTTGGGGATCGACTGCCTTGGAAACCTCAGTCGGTGGCGCTGGATCCGGGACAAGCGGGGCGCGTGAGGCAGCCGCCTTGTAGCTGATTGCCTCGCATATGTACAGTATGGCAACACCTGAATGGACTGCGATATTAGCCAAATAATTATCTGCAGCGGTATAGTTGGTCAGCGAATTGGCAAATGCTCGTGCGTAGGCGATATACTGTTCGTATAGCTCTCGCATCACACGATGGGGCGTCTTTTTCGCTAACGCAATTGCCTGGTCGGCAGAGGTGCTCATCGCCCTACTGACCGTCTCGTACTTTTCACGCAGTTCGGGAGTCCAATCGGCAGACGGAATCGTGTGGTCGTGATCGGCCCAACCAGCCCTTGTTTCGGCCGCCGATTCAGCGTTGCTTATCGGTCCCCATGCCGCACAAGTAGGGTCTTCCGTAATGATGGTCGCGGGGCCGGTGTCGTTCGCGCTGGCGATGTCGGAATTCGACGCGGTCGGTGATTGCGACGCACCAGATGTCGGGGGTTGAGTGGTCTTGCCGCCATCCTCATTGCCCTTGACCACCGAGATGGATATCGCAGCGGTCACACCAATGATCGCAAGAAGAGCTACCCCGCCGAGACCCCACTTCCAGCCGTTACCCCGCTTCTTCGGTGGTAGTCCCGGCTGCTGTGCACCAGGATTGGGCGCCCACGCTGGCGGCTGCTGTTGCGGGGGCTGCCACTGTGGCGCCTGGTACTGCGGCGCTCCGAACGGATCACCGCCCCCGAATTGAGGCGGCGGCCCGGGGTTACCCGATGGTGGCGGTGGCAACGTCATTCAGCGTCCCCTCGAAGCACTCGATACATCAACAACGACTTCACACATCACGCGCTGGATCCGCAGCATTCCGCGGTGGCGCAGCCGGAGACGGATTAACCGGCGCTCGTTCACCAGCACTGGGTCCTGGGGCGGGCGCAGCCTGCGAATGCTGCACGGGAGCTTTCGCCTCGCCAGTCCCGCCATGCGCGCCGGCCGACGGCGACGCCGCCTGACCAGAGTCGTTGCCCTTGTGCTCGGCATCGGGTCCCTGCTTGTCCTGCCTGGCGCCTTGACCGGCGTCGGCCTTATCGGCATCCTGACCGTCGCCCCGGCTCCTGGCCGCCTCCACGATCTGCTGCACACCCTGCGTGACCTGCTGTGGCAACTGACTCACGCTGCCCAACATTTGCCCGGGAACCTGCGCAGCCTGCTGAGCCATCTGCATCATCTGGCCTATTTGGCCCATCCCCTGGTCGCCGGCAGCAGGCCAAGCACCCTGCGCGAGTGTTGCCGGATCGGCCGCGCTGTGAGCCGAAGCTGGCATACCAGGAGCGCTTCCTGAGGGGTGGGAGCTGCTGGACTCATCTCCCAGGACTCCCAGCTTCCGCTTGATGTCCTGAGAAATCTGCTCATCCGTAGTCTGATACGTCGACGCTGCACTCGTCACGTTGCCCGAATACGCCGCAAACGCGTCCTTGACCTCGGGCAGCTGCGTCAACACCGGGTCAACCACTTTCGTGATCTGACTCGAAATGGTGGTCGACAATTCGTCTGCACCTGTCACTGGGGTAACTGTCGGCGGCGACGGAATTTGTCCCGCAATAGCCGACAACCGATTGCCGGCGTCCCTTACCAAATCCGTATCGATCCGCAAGGTCTCAGTCACACGCCACCCACCTCACCCGGCCGGCCCTGCACATGACATTCCCATGCAAAAACCCACCCGTCCTCAAATCCCTGCGGTGGATGCTACCGGAGCAACGCCACCCCCGATGACGCCAAATTCGAGACCGTGTGCCCAATAGAAAGGTCCTGGCATCAGGTCACCGCCACCACAGTCATGGAGATCAACGAAAACGTTGTCATTGCACCAGGATTACAACACTTTCGTCGATTTCGAGGCAGCAACCACCCCTGCGACCAAGTCGCCACAGAACTACCTCCGCGGCGCACGAATTCTCAACAGGCCGGCAAAAAGTGACAAGCCCTCAGTGCAGCCGCAGATTCCGCAGCAGGTCGTACACGCCGGCGATCCACAGCAGCAGCGGAATAACTGCCGCGATCGCGGCTCCGTCGATGAGTTCGAGGATGCGCTTGGTGACCGGGGAAACTCGGCGCACGCCGTCTGTGGCACCCACGGCAATCAAGGCGACGACACCCACAATGGTGTAGATCGCCAGCACCAGCCAGGCACTCTCGGGGTACCACAGGCACAGCCGCACCATCACGCCCGTCGGGGCGATCACGGCAGCCGCCAGAAGGGCCCAGGAGCACCATCTTTCGGCGTACAGCCGAGACCGGAAGCCGCAGACGAGCGACACCAGGCCGGCCACGATCAGGCTGTGGATGAAGAAATGCCCCTGCACCACAACCGCAACGGCGCCGACCGACAACACCAGAGCGCCCGCGGACAGGAAACCGATCAGCAACTGACGGGTCAGCAGGCTGCGTTCCTGAAGGCGTGCAGCCGATTCCGGCACCGAAGCGATGATTGCCTGCCAGGTGGAGGTTTCTTCCTCGGCCGCGTCCGGTCCAACAACCGGGTCG encodes:
- a CDS encoding YbaB/EbfC family nucleoid-associated protein; this encodes MTDGMHPEVAAVLQKAQQLQALMDDQLHKMNTETFTAADETNTVEVTLNGHHHLKSVFIEEGLLRLGAATVEQRLNEALHKATTQASASITADRERLDHTVAALTQHE
- the mycP gene encoding type VII secretion-associated serine protease mycosin, which gives rise to MFSAPPAWAIDPPVIDPVAVPPDQLGPDEPTEQRYECKGPTVMPNSNFADKPWANTYLRIADAQKFATGAGVTVAVIDTGVNGSPRVPAQPGGDFVDAGGNGMSDCDAHGTLTASIIAGRPSPTDGFVGVAPDARILSLRQTSGMFQPKGAQRDLNNPNDTPTAGSIRSLARSIVHAANIGAQVINISEAACYKVTRRIDESTLGAAINYAVSVKNVVILVAAGNTGGDCTQNPPPDPSVPSDPRGWGKVQTIVSPAWYDPMVLTVGSIAENGQPSNFSMSGPWVGAAAPGENLTALGYDGQPVNAVADQDGPKPLFGTSFSVAYVSGLAALLKQRFPDLTAAQIINRITATARHPGGGVDNYVGAGVIDPVAALTWEIPSGPANAPMQVKEVPPPVHIPPPDRGPITIVVAIGVGLAFVLGVGAMARRALRRRR
- the eccE gene encoding type VII secretion protein EccE — protein: MNILRQFGFRFSTGHAIWAAALIPACVALCLHFHLLWLGITLAALAAVFSMLTIRGRRLTGWVAAVVSWRRRHRTTPDPASEPAVGSTVLPGDHVAVRWQGEYLISVIELVPRPFTPTVIVNGTAVTDDIVSSKLVEDLLLAHCPDLEADIVSSGHRVGRTAPASLVALYEQVVGPYPAPANRRTWVVLRANPDTTQRSAQRRDSGVSGLARYLVASTTRIADQLASHGIDAQCCRSFDDYDKATEISFEQEAWSVIKGRSTFTAAYSAPGGPDVWWSARADHTTTRVRVIPGMAPINTVLLTTLANPTTPRGFSCLFGGQRAALQGISPVADKHYEIPIGSAGVLIGETADRYPVYMPFDNIDVSINLGDARLFTQFLIRSAAAGAVITLSPQFREFASLINGRVGRVPRVAWPHATTYLGPHQGVGRVILRPNFIDTPRHRQLPIQLINPREESRYQMALEQ
- a CDS encoding YbaB/EbfC family nucleoid-associated protein, encoding MTDGMHPEVAAVLQKAQQLQALMDDQLHKMNTETFTAADETNTVEVTLNGHHHLKSVFIEEGLFRLGAATVEQRLNEALHKATTQASASITADRERLDHTVAALTQHE